The Neorhodopirellula lusitana genome has a segment encoding these proteins:
- a CDS encoding CatB-related O-acetyltransferase — protein MLDPTTKYPMVMPDGTVIKTVVHLNQVIDHPRIEIGDFTYFGHLEELEDYASFIAPFLFPLSLERLCIGKFCQFAHGVRFITSSANHDMSGFSTYPFRNFMMSEATTSDDIRAMFEVPGRKGDTVIGNDVWIGTEALVMPGVNIGDGAIIAARAVVAKDVPPYTIVAGNPAKPVRNRFDEQVTNRLLDLRWWDWPVKKIEGNLDAIANADIEALELTGSGL, from the coding sequence TTGCTCGATCCAACAACCAAGTACCCGATGGTGATGCCGGACGGGACTGTCATCAAGACAGTCGTTCACCTGAATCAAGTCATCGATCATCCTCGAATTGAAATCGGCGACTTCACGTACTTCGGTCACTTGGAAGAACTCGAAGACTATGCCAGCTTTATAGCGCCGTTTTTGTTTCCACTCAGCCTTGAGCGTCTGTGCATTGGCAAGTTTTGCCAGTTCGCTCATGGCGTTCGATTCATTACCAGTTCGGCGAATCACGACATGAGTGGTTTCTCGACCTACCCGTTCCGGAACTTCATGATGAGTGAAGCAACCACGTCCGATGACATCAGGGCAATGTTTGAGGTTCCTGGCCGAAAGGGCGATACCGTGATTGGCAACGACGTGTGGATTGGTACTGAGGCACTTGTCATGCCGGGCGTGAACATTGGAGACGGTGCAATCATCGCAGCCCGGGCCGTGGTTGCGAAGGACGTCCCACCCTACACGATCGTTGCCGGGAACCCAGCCAAGCCAGTCAGAAATCGGTTTGATGAACAGGTGACAAATCGGCTGCTCGATCTTCGTTGGTGGGACTGGCCGGTCAAGAAGATCGAAGGCAATCTCGATGCGATTGCCAACGCCGATATCGAAGCTCTTGAGTTGACTGGTTCTGGGCTGTAG
- a CDS encoding family 16 glycosylhydrolase: MLGKRLVRVGLLAAMGAFLAIGTFLGGVGSVAADELGGNSVLLPASDPGNAGEWVLNPNVSDEFSSPQLDTNKWLVQGTDGVYKSNWIGRAPSQFSTDNVRIENGMLKIESRWEPDFEFSEKRDMSWKKVKEGLAYENVTTAAVICKNEFLYGYMEIRCKAADASVTSAFWATGSNTELDVFEFSGRPKQANKTHLESELWSSIHDWSKKGGPTTWTDRLQLGFKVAEGFHVYGLDWDPEYLKFYADGKLVRTVLRKEIGDEAWVLTGPISIWVDSEIFPWHGIPEKEDLPADYEVDYIRVWQKGNLQVRPRVLAAEEAGTDFSEMESGQVVYDFESPVQLKSKQENWWIAADSRPHFGIVKEKAASGRKSLRFQHSGAMDGTAVAFAPHGSMKVASGPHELSMQVWVEPGSSVQQINVVLENPWLTLKPFDLSGVATGEWVTLTQKFSRSSASGPKDRPRLIVNPEDAGKGTSTVYVDRLTIR; the protein is encoded by the coding sequence ATGTTAGGTAAGCGGTTGGTTAGAGTTGGCTTATTGGCCGCGATGGGAGCGTTCCTCGCGATTGGAACGTTTCTCGGCGGGGTTGGCTCGGTAGCGGCGGATGAGCTTGGTGGAAACAGCGTGCTCTTGCCAGCCTCCGATCCTGGGAATGCAGGCGAGTGGGTTTTGAATCCAAACGTCAGTGATGAGTTCTCATCTCCGCAACTCGACACCAATAAGTGGCTCGTGCAGGGAACCGATGGCGTCTACAAGTCCAACTGGATCGGGCGGGCACCTTCTCAGTTCTCGACCGACAACGTCCGAATCGAAAACGGGATGTTAAAGATTGAATCTCGCTGGGAACCCGATTTTGAGTTCTCCGAAAAGCGAGATATGTCATGGAAGAAGGTGAAAGAAGGCCTCGCCTACGAGAACGTGACGACGGCCGCGGTGATTTGTAAGAACGAATTCTTGTATGGCTATATGGAGATTCGCTGCAAGGCTGCCGACGCTTCGGTGACCAGTGCGTTTTGGGCGACAGGTAGCAACACGGAGTTGGATGTATTCGAGTTTTCGGGGCGGCCCAAGCAAGCGAATAAGACCCATCTGGAGTCAGAGCTTTGGTCGTCGATCCATGATTGGTCCAAGAAAGGCGGGCCAACCACCTGGACCGACCGATTGCAGCTGGGGTTCAAAGTGGCCGAAGGGTTTCACGTTTACGGTTTGGATTGGGATCCGGAGTACCTGAAGTTCTATGCGGATGGCAAACTCGTGCGCACGGTGCTTCGCAAAGAGATTGGAGACGAAGCCTGGGTGTTGACCGGACCGATTAGCATTTGGGTCGACTCGGAAATCTTCCCGTGGCACGGCATCCCCGAAAAAGAAGATCTGCCAGCCGACTATGAAGTGGACTACATCCGCGTTTGGCAAAAAGGGAACCTACAAGTGCGTCCTCGAGTTCTGGCTGCGGAAGAGGCTGGCACGGATTTTAGTGAAATGGAATCTGGCCAAGTGGTCTACGATTTCGAATCCCCGGTTCAACTGAAAAGCAAGCAAGAGAATTGGTGGATCGCCGCGGATTCACGGCCGCACTTCGGGATCGTGAAAGAGAAGGCGGCTAGTGGCCGAAAGTCACTCCGGTTTCAACACTCCGGTGCAATGGATGGTACTGCAGTTGCTTTCGCTCCCCATGGTTCCATGAAAGTCGCGTCGGGTCCGCATGAGTTGTCGATGCAAGTGTGGGTCGAACCAGGAAGTTCGGTCCAGCAAATCAACGTGGTCCTCGAAAACCCTTGGCTGACATTGAAGCCCTTCGATCTGAGTGGCGTCGCAACAGGCGAGTGGGTGACTTTGACTCAAAAATTCAGTCGCAGCAGTGCCTCGGGACCCAAAGACCGGCCAAGACTTATCGTGAATCCGGAAGATGCCGGTAAAGGAACGAGCACCGTCTATGTCGACCGGCTGACGATTCGATAG
- a CDS encoding DUF2238 domain-containing protein, which translates to MSIRLFWIGITFLAVPASFVAAPYPTELLLQHVPTLVGLVLLTIATARFQVSLVSFVCSLSFLWIHLIGARWIYSFVPYDEWSTALTGYSISEVFGWERNHYDRMVHLTSGLLGLPVFSELLQTYCRLRPLPAGLLALSCVLAIGAAYEVLEWQIAIVFSPAMAESYNGQQGDVWDAQKDLALAWLGATLCLPVIYDWTPSSVGNGDEI; encoded by the coding sequence ATGAGTATCCGCCTGTTTTGGATCGGGATTACATTTCTTGCTGTTCCAGCGTCGTTTGTTGCGGCTCCCTACCCGACGGAGCTTTTGCTTCAGCACGTTCCCACATTGGTTGGCCTCGTATTGTTGACGATCGCAACAGCACGATTCCAGGTTTCGCTTGTTTCTTTTGTCTGTTCGCTATCCTTCCTTTGGATACACCTTATTGGCGCTCGATGGATTTATTCCTTTGTACCCTACGACGAGTGGTCGACCGCGTTGACCGGCTATTCGATCTCCGAAGTATTCGGATGGGAACGCAATCATTACGACCGCATGGTTCATCTGACCTCAGGACTACTCGGTTTGCCGGTCTTCTCGGAACTGCTTCAAACTTATTGTCGCTTACGACCGCTTCCCGCTGGGTTGCTCGCGCTGTCCTGCGTGCTCGCGATCGGTGCTGCTTACGAGGTACTCGAATGGCAGATTGCGATCGTGTTCTCACCCGCAATGGCTGAATCGTACAATGGCCAGCAGGGTGATGTCTGGGACGCACAAAAGGATCTGGCGCTCGCTTGGCTGGGAGCGACTTTGTGCTTGCCCGTCATTTACGACTGGACGCCATCGTCAGTGGGCAACGGCGACGAAATCTAG
- a CDS encoding ATP-grasp domain-containing protein yields MLFGAYRWQHDYIIQDAIDAGLRTVVVVPSSKANAIAELRPKRRWRQCGQWLRKLGRRDKLGHREKQGGTPGELIIETRFSSDKIRKRYGRDIWVLAMDDYCVAEAARLSQSSSSPCFPVAAADTVRCKQILREKWNELSRGTQLLKPVEYQLCQFDGFSAQTPCQTVTSELFHHSDIEQFVVKPDSLAGSIAILPSTRSQLPENVSTVLRTLGRDWQEFGKRNELPVDPVVLVEERIARSPRLHESAEFSAEFVSFAGQHQFIGFTQKWVSENFMETAHVHPPIHDELPSRLKDAACEAIKSLLESMDVRYGISHWEFIVTGDDRIALVEGHLRPPGDNINQLVGLATGTRLTDRLLAKISGKPVPLSAMQNRYAGIFWLAPSCPVWNVVSVESSKMPGCQLTIDDGDALYRYTSESPYLGPTGWGSRHLSVQVEASSSQQLIERLELFVAGARLVCKHDSTTHDVPLHAVFSHRESSVQ; encoded by the coding sequence GTGCTGTTCGGGGCGTATCGCTGGCAGCATGACTACATCATCCAGGACGCGATTGATGCTGGCTTGCGAACGGTCGTTGTTGTCCCATCCAGCAAAGCGAACGCGATCGCCGAGTTGCGACCCAAAAGACGGTGGCGTCAGTGTGGCCAATGGCTTCGCAAGCTAGGGCGTCGAGACAAATTGGGGCATCGCGAGAAACAGGGTGGTACGCCAGGTGAACTGATCATCGAAACGAGATTTTCGAGTGACAAGATTCGCAAACGCTACGGCCGTGATATTTGGGTGCTGGCCATGGACGATTATTGCGTCGCCGAAGCAGCCCGTCTGTCGCAGAGTAGTTCGTCGCCGTGCTTCCCGGTGGCTGCCGCGGACACGGTTCGCTGCAAACAGATCCTCCGCGAAAAATGGAATGAACTCAGTCGCGGAACACAACTTCTCAAGCCCGTTGAGTATCAACTCTGTCAGTTCGACGGCTTCAGTGCGCAAACACCTTGTCAGACGGTAACGAGTGAACTCTTCCACCACTCGGACATTGAACAATTTGTTGTGAAACCCGACTCACTCGCCGGATCGATTGCGATCCTGCCAAGTACCCGATCGCAGTTGCCAGAGAATGTTTCGACGGTGCTTCGGACGCTTGGTCGTGACTGGCAAGAATTTGGCAAACGCAACGAGCTTCCCGTTGATCCAGTCGTTCTGGTGGAGGAGAGGATTGCAAGGTCGCCACGACTGCATGAGTCGGCAGAGTTCAGTGCTGAATTCGTGAGTTTCGCAGGCCAACATCAATTCATTGGTTTCACCCAGAAATGGGTTAGCGAGAACTTCATGGAAACGGCTCACGTCCACCCGCCGATCCATGATGAATTGCCTAGTCGATTAAAGGATGCAGCATGCGAGGCGATCAAGTCGCTCTTGGAATCAATGGACGTCCGCTATGGAATCAGCCACTGGGAGTTCATTGTTACTGGGGACGATCGCATCGCATTGGTCGAAGGCCATCTTCGTCCTCCTGGCGACAACATCAATCAACTCGTCGGCCTCGCTACCGGCACCCGTCTGACAGATCGATTATTGGCGAAGATTTCGGGGAAGCCCGTCCCGTTATCTGCAATGCAAAATCGATACGCCGGGATCTTCTGGCTGGCGCCGTCATGCCCCGTATGGAATGTGGTTTCAGTGGAATCGTCCAAGATGCCCGGTTGCCAGCTGACGATCGATGATGGGGATGCCCTGTATCGCTACACAAGTGAGTCACCCTATCTCGGACCCACGGGATGGGGCAGTCGGCACCTCTCCGTCCAAGTGGAAGCCTCTTCATCGCAACAGCTTATCGAGCGTCTTGAGTTGTTTGTCGCTGGAGCCCGCCTGGTTTGCAAGCACGACTCCACCACCCATGATGTCCCGCTGCATGCCGTGTTCTCGCATCGCGAATCATCAGTTCAGTGA
- a CDS encoding glycoside hydrolase family 140 protein has protein sequence MTPAKTSPLPRLTVSQNHRFLTTIDGKPFFWMADTAWQLVHALTREEVDLYLTNRASKGFNVVQTVAIAEHGGLRENAYGHRPFLDNDPAHPDTRAADDYWNHMDYVIQRAEEQGLYVGLLPTWGVHVTKDYHDGIVNGVFTTENAEAYGRFIGQRYREASNIIWILGGDRDAPTDTSKAVWWAMARGIAIGVTGREDYSDILMTYHPAGVGTSADFFHNDEWLDFNGVQSSHGVLIKSDKVVGQTYVRTPVKPVIDLETSYAEIMMGKQTEPVTDDMARRSAYWAVFAGGCGHTYGHTSIWQMFAPNGKRTRGMAGATTPWPKALDAPSAAQMGHLRKLMESLPFVTRIPDQSIITSDTGKQGDHLLATRDQEGTYAMVYSPTGGAFSLNTSWMTGSKWKAWWFNPRDGKANAIGDVPRSVEQKYSPPTQGEVQDWVLVIADSNLAFPAEEH, from the coding sequence TTGACGCCCGCGAAGACCAGCCCTTTGCCGCGGCTTACCGTCAGTCAGAATCATCGTTTCCTGACGACGATCGATGGCAAACCATTCTTCTGGATGGCGGACACGGCATGGCAGTTGGTCCACGCTTTGACTCGCGAGGAAGTTGATCTTTATCTCACCAATCGCGCATCCAAGGGGTTCAATGTGGTCCAGACGGTGGCGATCGCCGAACATGGTGGGCTTCGCGAGAATGCCTATGGGCATCGTCCCTTTCTCGACAATGACCCGGCACACCCTGATACTCGAGCGGCCGATGACTATTGGAACCACATGGACTATGTGATCCAGCGAGCTGAAGAGCAAGGGCTTTACGTGGGGCTGCTGCCCACCTGGGGAGTCCACGTAACTAAGGACTATCACGATGGGATAGTCAACGGTGTCTTCACAACCGAAAACGCGGAAGCTTATGGTCGCTTCATCGGACAACGCTACCGAGAAGCCTCGAACATCATCTGGATACTGGGCGGCGATCGTGACGCGCCAACGGATACGTCCAAGGCGGTCTGGTGGGCGATGGCTCGCGGCATTGCGATCGGAGTGACTGGACGAGAAGACTACTCCGATATTCTCATGACCTACCATCCGGCAGGGGTTGGAACTTCAGCGGATTTCTTTCACAACGATGAATGGCTGGATTTCAATGGCGTCCAATCCAGTCACGGCGTCCTGATCAAAAGTGACAAGGTGGTCGGCCAAACCTATGTCCGCACTCCGGTGAAGCCGGTCATTGATCTGGAGACTAGCTATGCCGAGATCATGATGGGCAAACAGACTGAGCCCGTAACGGATGACATGGCGAGGCGGTCGGCCTATTGGGCGGTGTTCGCAGGCGGCTGCGGGCACACGTACGGCCACACCAGCATCTGGCAGATGTTTGCGCCCAATGGAAAGAGGACCCGGGGGATGGCGGGGGCAACGACGCCGTGGCCGAAGGCACTCGACGCGCCCAGCGCCGCCCAGATGGGGCACCTACGGAAGCTGATGGAATCGTTGCCGTTCGTGACCCGTATCCCCGATCAATCCATCATCACTAGCGATACGGGAAAGCAAGGTGATCATCTCCTCGCGACACGCGACCAGGAAGGCACCTATGCGATGGTGTACTCGCCAACCGGCGGTGCTTTCAGCTTGAATACGAGCTGGATGACGGGTTCAAAGTGGAAGGCATGGTGGTTCAATCCTCGCGACGGCAAGGCGAACGCCATCGGCGATGTTCCTCGCAGTGTTGAGCAAAAGTACTCGCCACCGACGCAGGGCGAGGTTCAGGATTGGGTGCTTGTGATCGCAGACTCAAACTTGGCTTTCCCGGCGGAAGAGCACTGA
- a CDS encoding 3-keto-disaccharide hydrolase, with translation MKEPKRIIAGLCLCLFSVLPLTAYADETGFVPLFGGESLDGWASARSKGDGDYGPYSVNKDEKAIHVYAGREDGSKQETDFLYTDKDFSHYVLKLEYKWLDNRYAPRANYDRDAGLLFHIHGNLSKVWPLSLEMQIGESPADKPQGKKEKGRFHTGDLFVLGRNLHTETPVGAGYYSPDAKRRKGRGVPTNRGLENPKGQWNKMELRVHGSEKATFIFNDEVVLETFRFTQQDEQGNTSPLEKGRIGLQAEWAEILYRNIRIKELPTE, from the coding sequence ATGAAAGAACCTAAACGAATCATCGCTGGCCTGTGCCTCTGTCTTTTTTCTGTTCTTCCGCTTACTGCGTACGCGGACGAAACGGGCTTTGTCCCGCTGTTTGGTGGAGAATCGCTCGACGGTTGGGCTTCGGCTCGTTCTAAGGGCGACGGTGACTACGGCCCCTATTCGGTCAACAAAGACGAAAAGGCAATCCACGTCTATGCGGGCCGTGAGGATGGATCGAAACAGGAGACGGATTTCCTTTATACCGACAAGGATTTCAGTCACTACGTCCTCAAGCTTGAGTACAAGTGGCTTGACAATCGCTATGCACCGCGAGCGAATTATGATCGCGACGCGGGGCTTCTGTTCCACATCCACGGGAACCTCTCGAAGGTTTGGCCGCTATCGCTAGAAATGCAGATCGGAGAGTCACCAGCCGACAAGCCTCAGGGCAAGAAAGAGAAGGGACGCTTTCATACTGGTGATCTGTTCGTCTTGGGCAGGAATCTGCATACCGAGACCCCGGTGGGGGCAGGGTATTACAGCCCCGATGCCAAGCGGAGGAAAGGTAGAGGAGTTCCCACGAATCGCGGCTTGGAGAATCCCAAGGGCCAGTGGAACAAAATGGAGCTTCGGGTTCACGGCAGTGAGAAGGCAACCTTTATCTTCAACGATGAAGTGGTCTTAGAAACCTTTCGCTTCACCCAGCAAGACGAGCAAGGCAACACCAGTCCGCTAGAAAAAGGCCGCATTGGTCTGCAAGCCGAATGGGCAGAGATCCTTTACCGGAACATCCGCATCAAGGAACTGCCGACTGAGTGA
- a CDS encoding YbjQ family protein codes for MPWTCPQCGGKTDLGFNICWTCRAPRPDSDPGAEVANVDLLITTTPSFSTHNNDHYFGPVFGETIYGANVLRDFFAAVTDVIGGRSDEYETLLVRGRNTAMSEMASRAARMGANAVVGMHFDYSTVGNSMLMICCVGTAVTASPVIDKPVTDKPVTNAPATGNSDE; via the coding sequence ATGCCTTGGACATGCCCACAATGCGGCGGTAAAACGGACCTCGGGTTCAATATTTGCTGGACGTGTCGAGCTCCCCGGCCCGATTCGGATCCAGGTGCTGAAGTAGCGAACGTCGACCTGCTGATTACTACAACGCCTTCATTCTCGACTCACAACAACGACCACTACTTTGGACCTGTGTTTGGCGAGACAATCTATGGTGCCAATGTCCTGCGTGACTTCTTCGCTGCCGTCACCGACGTCATCGGCGGACGCTCCGATGAATACGAAACTCTGCTGGTTCGAGGTCGAAACACTGCGATGTCGGAAATGGCTTCACGTGCCGCCAGAATGGGTGCAAACGCCGTTGTGGGAATGCATTTCGACTACTCGACCGTCGGCAACTCGATGCTGATGATTTGCTGTGTCGGCACCGCCGTAACCGCTTCCCCTGTCATTGACAAACCGGTCACTGACAAACCGGTCACTAACGCACCAGCAACTGGAAACAGCGACGAATAA